One window of Paroedura picta isolate Pp20150507F chromosome 2, Ppicta_v3.0, whole genome shotgun sequence genomic DNA carries:
- the CHGA gene encoding chromogranin-A produces the protein MTRALWGAAPLFRLPLLVLLLLAAQVMPLPVPNLSAKDDTKVMKCIVEVISDTVSKPNPLPISQECLEILQGDERIRSILRHQNLLKELQEIAIQGASERTEQQKKNSGFEDELSEVLESQSHKNTERDLPEGIPNEEPTASFAELEKEGSPMDIERDVSKEEESNSLEERETRAQEVNPEEGKENAAGFGSNEVGEAEESPWDDAVDNHIHDDLGGDGVHEQEPPEGEETAGREEAEEFEEKKHVSKNSQEESHEDVEDAIQDHAEDEEEDEEEVEEEEGEEEERGTSEEERATNSEDVDDQKEIENEGTKSLERDGEPLEEREKYHSTKGGRHHSLEETAQAEEPSRTGDTGSEEMGEEPPKDLEDAKRWNKMDELAKQLTTTKRTEENESDEDPDRSMKAAFQSRKYDFRHPEDEMRSPQAHHSKEDTSEGGFPLVALPEEKKDEEGSANRRTEEQELESLAAIEAELEKVAQKLHALRRI, from the exons GTGATGAAGTGCATTGTTGAAGTCATCTCGGACACCGTGTCAAAGCCAAATCCTCTCCCAATCAGCCAGGAATGCCTAGAAATCCTTCAAGGAG ATGAAAGAATCCGTTCCATACTTCGCCATCAAAACTTACTAAAGGAGCTGCAGGAGATTGCAATCCAAG GAGCCAGCGAAAGGAcggagcagcagaagaaaaacagcGGCTTCGAAGATGAGCTTTCAGAAGTCCTTGAAAGCCAAAGTCACAAGAACACAGAAAGAG ATCTACCAGAGGGGATCCCTAACGAAGAGCCCACTGCCTCTTTTGCTGAGCTAGAGAAAGAGGGAAGTCCAATGGACATTGAGAGGGATGTTTCTAAAGAGGAAGAGAGCAACAgcctggaagagagagagaccaggGCCCAGGAAGTCAAtcctgaggagggaaaggagaacgCCGCAGGCTTCGGAAGCAATGAGGTTGGCGAGGCTGAAGAATCGCCTTGGGATGATGCTGTTGACAATCATATCCATGATGACCTTGGAGGAGACGGGGTACATGAGCAGGAACCTCCGGAGGGCGAGGAAACTGCGGGGAGAGAGGAGGCAGAAGAGTTTGAGGAGAAGAAGCATGTTTCTAAAAACAGTCAAGAGGAGAGCCATGAAGACGTAGAGGACGCTATTCAAGACCATGCTGAGGAtgaagaagaggatgaagaggaggtggaggaggaggagggagaagaagaagagagagggacCTCTGAAGAGGAACGTGCTACTAATTCGGAGGATGTGGATGATCAAAAGGAGATTG aaaACGAAGGCACTAAGAGCTTGGAAAGGGATGGTGAGCctctggaagagagagagaaatatcatAGCACGAAAGGCGGGAGGCATCACTCTCTCGAGGAAACCGCGCAGGCCGAAGAGCCTTCCCGCACTGGAGACACTGGAAGCGAAGAGATGGGAGAAGAGCCCCCCAAAGATTTGGAAGATGCCAAGAGATGGAACAAGATGGATGAGCTGGCCAAGCAACTGACCACGACGAAGCGTACAGAGGAAAACGAAAGCGACGAAGACCCCGATCGGTCCATGAAAGCGGCTTTCCAGTCCCGCAAGTACGACTTCCGTCACCCTGAGGACGAGATGAGGagcccccaggcccatcactccAAAGAGGACACCAGCGAAGGAGGCTTCCCGCTTGTTGCCTTGCCTGAGGAGAAAAAGGATGAAGAAGGCAGTGCGAACAGAAGAACAGAG GAACAAGAGCTGGAAAGTTTGGCAGCCATTGAAGCCGAGCTGGAGAAAGTGGCCCAGAAGCTCCATGCCCTACGGAGAATCTGA